A stretch of the Psychroserpens sp. Hel_I_66 genome encodes the following:
- a CDS encoding glycosyltransferase family 2 protein: protein MSALTVIMPVYNGEEFLKSAIDSILNQTFKDFNLVIVNDNSNDSTQHIIDEYMQQDRRIIALKNSENLGPAASRNLGIDYAKTKLIALMDADDIALPKRFEKQIKFLNEHPNIGVCGTWFTFFGDKKNIVKHSIEHENIKVSFLNTCPIGNPTVMFRKSVLKGLKFEQIYVPAEDYGLWSQVIATTKFHNIPESLLQYRWHPNNISQTKKNNLKKSEIAIRAKQLQHLHIEPTNPDLDYYLNSISLKRKQSSEEITKTIKAGKELIKNNKKTNYYNQFVFENHIKQTAIRTLRNANNYDKEYYKFVKNKSGYFEQMKYIDRVSILVKSLF from the coding sequence ATGTCTGCATTAACTGTAATTATGCCTGTTTATAATGGTGAGGAGTTTTTAAAATCCGCCATTGATAGTATTTTAAATCAAACTTTCAAAGATTTTAATCTAGTTATAGTTAATGACAATTCTAATGATAGTACTCAGCATATTATTGATGAGTACATGCAACAAGACCGTAGAATTATTGCCCTAAAAAACAGCGAAAACTTAGGTCCTGCAGCTTCAAGAAACCTCGGAATTGATTATGCGAAAACCAAATTAATTGCTTTGATGGATGCAGATGATATTGCATTACCCAAAAGATTTGAGAAGCAAATTAAATTTCTAAATGAACACCCTAATATTGGTGTTTGTGGTACATGGTTTACTTTTTTTGGAGATAAAAAAAACATTGTAAAACATAGTATTGAGCATGAAAACATTAAAGTAAGCTTTTTAAATACTTGTCCGATTGGAAATCCCACAGTTATGTTTAGAAAATCTGTCTTAAAAGGATTAAAATTCGAGCAAATTTATGTTCCTGCAGAAGATTATGGTCTTTGGAGCCAAGTGATCGCTACTACGAAATTTCATAACATTCCAGAATCCTTATTACAATACCGATGGCATCCCAACAATATAAGTCAAACTAAAAAAAATAACCTAAAAAAATCGGAAATAGCAATTAGGGCGAAACAGTTGCAACATCTTCACATTGAACCCACAAATCCAGATTTGGACTATTATTTAAATTCGATTTCTTTAAAACGTAAGCAATCTTCCGAAGAAATTACAAAGACAATTAAGGCTGGAAAAGAGCTTATTAAAAATAACAAAAAAACGAACTATTATAATCAGTTTGTTTTTGAAAATCACATTAAACAAACAGCAATTCGTACACTTAGAAACGCAAATAATTACGATAAGGAATATTATAAGTTTGTTAAAAATAAATCTGGTTACTTTGAGCAGATGAAATATATAGATAGAGTTTCAATATTGGTCAAGAGTCTTTTTTAA
- a CDS encoding glycosyltransferase family 2 protein, whose amino-acid sequence MKPLLTICCTTFNQEKFVEQTLEGFYLQKTDFPIEILIHDDASTDKTPDILKSHALKDSRIKLVLQTENKYSQNIMPWWYYSFPQATGKYIALCEGDDYWTDPLKLQKQVDFLEAHSKCVISWTNYKILKDNNIEKNQFNHKTELNIIDYNTIFSPYCTLTLTAVFKKDALDLELLKSLKFSKDNSLYIVLLKHGYGVFMDFDSAVYRIHEGGVYSLQSSFFQSYSSYLNLKEIVDAIPESKTKNIKKVIRSLGNATYFEALKLKNADEEMSKEQLDFMKSYFENADFKTKLKHYKRQLKYLIKKDS is encoded by the coding sequence ATGAAGCCATTATTGACAATTTGTTGTACAACTTTTAATCAAGAAAAATTTGTAGAACAAACTTTGGAGGGTTTCTATCTTCAAAAAACAGATTTTCCTATTGAAATATTAATTCATGATGATGCCTCTACAGACAAGACCCCAGACATTCTTAAAAGCCACGCTCTAAAAGATTCAAGAATTAAGTTGGTTCTTCAGACCGAAAATAAATATTCTCAAAATATTATGCCATGGTGGTATTATAGTTTTCCGCAGGCAACTGGAAAATATATTGCGCTTTGTGAAGGAGATGATTACTGGACAGATCCTCTTAAATTACAAAAACAGGTTGATTTTTTAGAGGCACATTCTAAATGTGTTATTTCTTGGACGAACTATAAGATTTTGAAAGACAATAATATTGAGAAAAACCAATTTAATCATAAAACAGAGCTTAACATTATTGATTATAACACTATTTTTTCACCGTATTGTACTTTGACTTTGACAGCTGTTTTCAAAAAAGATGCTCTTGATTTAGAACTTTTAAAATCGCTTAAGTTTTCTAAAGATAATTCTTTATATATCGTTTTACTAAAACATGGGTACGGTGTTTTTATGGATTTTGATTCGGCAGTCTATCGCATTCACGAAGGTGGAGTATATTCTTTGCAATCCAGCTTTTTTCAAAGTTATTCATCGTACTTGAATTTAAAGGAAATTGTTGATGCTATACCAGAATCTAAAACAAAAAACATTAAAAAAGTTATAAGATCTTTAGGTAATGCAACCTATTTTGAGGCATTAAAATTAAAAAACGCAGATGAAGAAATGTCTAAAGAACAATTGGATTTTATGAAGTCATATTTTGAAAACGCAGATTTTAAAACAAAACTAAAGCACTATAAGCGACAACTTAAATATTTAATTAAAAAAGACTCTTGA
- a CDS encoding NeuD/PglB/VioB family sugar acetyltransferase, with amino-acid sequence MIVLGAKGHAKDVLVVLNETMNETTDLTFFDDYTKPEEALFLGKYPIIHSLDDINFSDNPEFVSAIGFPKSRKYVVEKFIDLGGVYTSVISKYARIGSLNVDIGEGSNIMPFAFISNSVSIGKGCLINVSSNIHHDVSIGDYCDISPGASLLGHVKIGDNCEIGAGAIILPNIILGDNVTVGAGAVVVANCLTERTIVGVPGKIIK; translated from the coding sequence ATGATTGTACTTGGTGCAAAAGGTCATGCAAAGGATGTGTTGGTTGTTTTAAATGAAACAATGAACGAAACAACAGATCTCACTTTTTTTGATGATTACACAAAGCCTGAAGAGGCTTTATTTTTAGGTAAATATCCTATAATTCATAGTCTAGATGATATTAATTTTAGCGACAATCCTGAATTTGTGTCTGCTATTGGTTTCCCTAAATCTCGTAAATATGTTGTAGAGAAATTTATTGATCTTGGAGGTGTTTATACATCTGTCATTTCAAAGTATGCGAGAATCGGATCTTTGAATGTGGATATTGGAGAGGGTTCAAACATAATGCCATTTGCTTTTATAAGTAATAGTGTGAGTATTGGTAAAGGTTGTTTGATTAATGTGTCTTCAAACATTCATCATGATGTTTCTATAGGTGATTACTGTGATATTTCTCCTGGCGCAAGTCTTTTAGGACATGTTAAAATAGGTGATAATTGCGAAATTGGAGCAGGAGCTATTATATTGCCCAATATTATATTAGGTGATAATGTAACAGTAGGAGCAGGAGCTGTAGTAGTTGCCAATTGTTTAACTGAGAGGACGATTGTAGGCGTGCCAGGAAAAATTATTAAATAA
- a CDS encoding DegT/DnrJ/EryC1/StrS family aminotransferase produces MINVTQTFLPPIEEFQDILKRAWDKKWMTNRGELLLELELKLSKYLNVSNFFITTNGTLPLQIGLKALNITKEVITTPFSYVATTSAIIWENCTPAFVDIEQDSLTIDPLKIEAAITENTQAILATHVFGNPCDIGQIETIAKKHNLKVIYDGAHCFGVNYKSKSIFAYGDIVTTSFHSTKLFHTGEGGAVFVPNDILYKKCYYHHNFGHDGPLAYHGLGINAKASEMQAAVGLSVLPYMDQIIEKRKILTIQYENSLKENKNLTLFEYRDSTERNYSYMPIIFKTEAHLESVLEKLAASKIFPRRYFYPSLNTLPYLESFVSMPISEDICNRIVCLPLYYELEEQQVTQICNIINS; encoded by the coding sequence ATGATTAATGTTACGCAAACTTTTTTGCCACCAATTGAGGAATTTCAAGACATTCTAAAGCGTGCGTGGGATAAAAAATGGATGACCAATAGAGGTGAATTGCTTCTGGAATTGGAACTGAAGCTTTCTAAGTATTTAAATGTTTCTAATTTTTTTATCACTACTAATGGCACTTTACCACTACAAATAGGATTAAAAGCTTTAAACATAACAAAAGAAGTAATTACAACTCCTTTTAGTTATGTTGCGACCACATCTGCTATTATTTGGGAAAATTGTACACCTGCTTTTGTAGATATAGAGCAAGATTCATTAACCATTGATCCCTTGAAAATCGAAGCTGCAATAACAGAAAATACTCAGGCAATTCTTGCGACTCATGTATTTGGTAATCCTTGTGATATTGGTCAAATTGAGACCATCGCAAAAAAACATAACTTAAAAGTTATCTATGATGGTGCTCACTGTTTTGGTGTGAATTATAAAAGCAAATCTATTTTTGCTTATGGAGATATAGTAACCACCAGTTTTCATTCAACAAAATTATTTCATACAGGCGAAGGAGGTGCGGTTTTTGTGCCTAATGATATTTTGTATAAAAAATGTTATTACCATCATAATTTTGGACATGATGGACCATTGGCTTATCATGGATTAGGCATTAATGCGAAAGCTTCAGAAATGCAGGCTGCTGTTGGTTTAAGCGTTTTACCATATATGGATCAAATTATAGAAAAGCGAAAAATACTTACCATACAATATGAAAACTCGTTAAAGGAAAATAAGAATCTAACTCTTTTTGAATACAGAGATTCAACAGAGCGAAATTATTCTTATATGCCAATAATTTTTAAAACGGAAGCTCATTTAGAGTCTGTTTTAGAAAAATTGGCTGCGTCTAAAATTTTTCCGAGGCGATATTTTTATCCTTCTTTGAATACTTTGCCATATTTAGAGAGTTTTGTGAGCATGCCAATTTCCGAAGATATTTGTAATAGAATTGTATGTTTGCCTCTATACTACGAGTTGGAAGAACAACAAGTCACGCAAATTTGTAATATTATTAATTCATAA